Genomic DNA from Thermosipho ferrireducens:
TAAAGTTAGTTCCAAATTTAGGTGTTCATTCATTACAGGTAGCGTTTCTGGCGTCGGAAATTGCTAAAGAATTAGGACTTGACAGTTCATTTGCATTTAAAACAGGATATCTTCATGATATTGGTGTGCTCGCTCCACATCAGAGTGTGGTGTTAGATGACATAAATACAAGTTTTCTTATACATCACGATGTACCAAGCCTTAATGAAATGGTAAGGATTCACACTGTCGTTGGGAGTTTTATTTTTGGGCAATCGAATATTTTTTCAGATATTGCAGACATAGTTTTAAAACATCATGCACTCCCAAAGTTTTTAAATGAAAATTTAGAAGAAGATGTATATGCCAATATTATTTCTATTTCTGAAGAGATATCGAAATATCATTTTATAAATAAGGAAGTAGGATTTGAAGATATTTTTTATCCGCTTGTCTCTATTCAAAATCGATTTTTTAAAAATATATTTGACATAGCAATAGATCTTATAAAAAGGGAGTATATTCTCTGGACGCTTGAAGATATAAGAAAAGGAATAGTGAGAAATGAACTAATCATTTCCGAAGAATCTGGAGGGTTAAATAATGAGCAACTAATTGAAATAGGAGTAATCGCATCGTTTATAGTTGATGCCAAAAGCCGTTTTACAAAGGAGCATTCCTGGCGTGTTGCAAAAGTTGCTTCACGAATGGCTGAAATAGCAAAATTAGATGAAAAAAATTTTTTTATAGCTGGACTTTTTCATGATATAGGAAAAATTACCACACCTATTGGAATTCTTGAAAAAAAAGGAAAACTTACACGTGAAGAAATGGAAATTATGAAAAAACATGTGTATTATAGTTATCTTATACTTTTAGATTATTCACAGCACCCCTGGTTTTGGCCAGCAGTTCGTCATCAAGAAAGGCTTAATGGCAAAGGGTATCCGTGGAAACTTACAAAAGAAGAAATGACATTGGAAGATGAGATTATGCAAACAGCAGATTATTTTTCTGCCTTCCTTGAAGAAAGACCTTATCGAGAAGCATTTACCATGGAAAAGGCGTTTGAAATGGTTGTTAAAGCCTCTGAGAAAGGGTTGTTATCTAAAGAAAGTGTAGAAATATTAAATGAAACATTAAAAACAAAAGAAGATTTTAGCTCGCTCGAATATGTAACAGAATTTCAAAAGAATATTAATTTATTTGTTCAGGGACTTATTCATTAGCTATTTGATTTTTTGAAAAAAATCATTTCAAGGATTACACCTTTACCTCTTTCCGAGAGAACCACCATTTTATCTGAATATCTTTTTATATTAGGTAATCCCATTCCTGCACCAAAACCAAGCTCTCGAACATGATCAGGAGCAGTTGAATAGCCTTCTTTCATAGCAAGTTCTAAATTCTCAATTCCTCTTCCTTTGTCTTCAACCCGGACAACAATTGAATCGTCTTTGAGAAAGCAAAAGATTTCACCAGTACTTCCGCTATGAATTACAACATTAGCTTCAGCTTCGTATACACTAATTGCTATTCTTCTTATTAATTGTTCATCTATATTGTTGTTCTTCAGGAACTTCTTTAGTTGAGCTGCGCCAATTCCTATTGAATTTACATCGTAATAATCAATAAGAAAATAGAAATTTGCTCCAGATTTGTCGATATTTTGCCCGGTTATTAAAGATTTATCAAAATCTTTTTCAAGTGCTTCTCTGCGTCTTTCATCGTGCAAATATAACAAACCTAACTTTAACGCAACAGCTTTTAAAATATCATTTTTTGTTATAATTCCAACTAACTTTCCATTGGAATCTATTACCGGAAAGCGGCCGTATCCATATTTCTCAAAATATTTCATAACATCACTTAACGTTTCGTTGACATCTATTGTAATGACCCGTCTACTCATATGATCTTCGACTTTTTCATTTAGCCTTCGAGCCTCTATACACTTTATGATATCTTCAATACTGATAATTCCAATAACTTTTTTATCGCCATTAACAACAGGTAGCCCGGAAATTCTTTTGAGTCTTAAAATTTCTCTGACCTGTGCTATTGATCTGTTTGGAAGTACATAAATCACATCCTGGTTCATAAATTCTGACACTTTCATGTGTGCAAATATCTTTTGAACTTTTTCTAAAACGTCCATAAATTCCTCCCTATGTATACAAAAGTAGATTTTATTTCACTTTAGTTATTAAACACTAACCCCTCCTGTTTCCACCATTATACATTTTCCTGCAATATATTCTATCTCATAATCTTTCAAAAATTTTTCAATTTCTTCAGAAAATGCCCCTGGTTGATACCATAATCTTTTAAATCCAGACTTAATCGCTAATTTTGTATTTTCAAGTCCTATATGAGGTGGCACAATAAAAACCAATAGATCAGTATCTTTTGGTAAATTCTCAATTGTCTTAATAACTTTTAATCCTTCTACTTCATCGTATTTTGGAGTAACAGGAATAACTTCAAATCCTTTCTTTAATAAATCTCTCAAAACAATATTTCCAAATTTTTCTCTGTTTATTGTGGCACCAACAATTGCTATTTTTTTAATCTTTTTTAAATCCACATCCAGCACCTCCTTATTTCCATAAACACATAAATTATATCATTTTCTGGTAATTATTTCTGTAACATTTGGTAAGGTCTACATCTTTTTTGTTTTTATTTTCTTTTACTAACTCTCGCCAATACTCGCTAACTCTTGCTAATTATAAGATTCCTCGCCTTCACGCTCCTCGGAATGACACTGGTGGGGGAATTCCTCGCTTTCTTGTTCTTCGGAATGACAACCCATTTCTCAGTCATTCTGATTTTCCTTTTTGTCATTCTGAAAAGCGTGAAGGCGAAGGATCTTATTCCTTATTGTTATTCCGAGCAAAACGAGGGGGATGTCATCCCGAGGAATGTAATGACGAGGGGGATGTCATCCTGAGGAACGTCAGCGACGAAGGATCTTGTTTTTTCTAACTCTCGCCAATCTCGCTAATCTTGCTAACCTCGCCAATCTCGTCAACCCTCACCAAACACAAGATTCCTCACCCTTTGGGTTCGGAATGACACAGGGGGAGAATCTCTCGCTAACACTCGCTAACCTTGCCAATTTATGGTATAATCTTGGATGGTTAATTAAATGGTTAATTAAAGAGAAATAGGACTTTAGGAGGTAGTTTACATGAGAAGATTTTTTCTTTTTATATTGATAATGTTATCTTTTTTTGTGTTTGCTTACAAACTGAGGGTTGGCGATGTTATTTCAATAGAGGTTTTTAATCAGCCGCAGCTTAGCAGGACTGTAAAAGTCTCGCTTGATGGTACCATCCCATATCCATTTGCGGGTAATATATATGTTGAAGGTAAAACTCCAGAAGAAGTTGCAAAACTCCTTGAACCATATGCACAAAAAATTGTGAGGGATGCTTTTATAAATGTGTGGGTAGAACAATACGCTCCAATGTATGTTTATATTCAAGGAGCTATTAACAAAGTTGCTGATATTTCTCAAACTCCTGGAATAACTCTTACAAAATTACTTGCTCAGCTTGGTGTAGGTCCATCTAATTCTGGTGATTCTGAATCTAATGTAGATCTCTTCGATGCTATTGATTTTGGAAATGTTGTTATAAACCGTAATGGAAACATAACAAAATTAAATCTCTGGCCGTTTTTCTATCAGGGGGATTTTTCAAAAGACGTAGAGTTAAAAGAAAATGATATAATATTTCTTCCGCCTATGACTGTTGATAAAAATATACAGGTTAACGGTGTTTATACATACACTGCAAATTACCAGGAAGGTTTGACGCTGAGCGTTCTTTTAAGTTATATTGGACCACTTGATAAAGAAATTGCCGAACTTGAAAATGCAAAATTGTTTATTAACAACAAAATGCTTTCTATAAATTTAGAAAAAGTTATAAGCGGCGAAGAGGATTACAATTTAAAGCCAGGGGCAAGGCTCTATATTCCTAAAAGGCGTGAAAAATATGCCTATATAATAGGTCTGGTTAACAACCCTGGGTATAAAACTTTTTCATCAGATGAACCTATAACTCTTAAGTTATTACTGGCAAAAGCTGGTGGAATTCAAAAAAATATGGAAGAATGGGTAAAAGATATAAAAGTTACGCAAAACGGGCAGGAAAAGATATATTCAAACACCATTCTTTTTGAGGATAATACTGTTCCACTTAAACGTGGTGCAATTGTAGAAGTTGTATCTTATCAGAAGTTTAGAGTTTATGTGACAGGGGACATAGCAAAAGG
This window encodes:
- a CDS encoding CBS domain-containing protein; the protein is MDVLEKVQKIFAHMKVSEFMNQDVIYVLPNRSIAQVREILRLKRISGLPVVNGDKKVIGIISIEDIIKCIEARRLNEKVEDHMSRRVITIDVNETLSDVMKYFEKYGYGRFPVIDSNGKLVGIITKNDILKAVALKLGLLYLHDERRREALEKDFDKSLITGQNIDKSGANFYFLIDYYDVNSIGIGAAQLKKFLKNNNIDEQLIRRIAISVYEAEANVVIHSGSTGEIFCFLKDDSIVVRVEDKGRGIENLELAMKEGYSTAPDHVRELGFGAGMGLPNIKRYSDKMVVLSERGKGVILEMIFFKKSNS
- a CDS encoding HD-GYP domain-containing protein, with translation MISILYKLLKLVPNLGVHSLQVAFLASEIAKELGLDSSFAFKTGYLHDIGVLAPHQSVVLDDINTSFLIHHDVPSLNEMVRIHTVVGSFIFGQSNIFSDIADIVLKHHALPKFLNENLEEDVYANIISISEEISKYHFINKEVGFEDIFYPLVSIQNRFFKNIFDIAIDLIKREYILWTLEDIRKGIVRNELIISEESGGLNNEQLIEIGVIASFIVDAKSRFTKEHSWRVAKVASRMAEIAKLDEKNFFIAGLFHDIGKITTPIGILEKKGKLTREEMEIMKKHVYYSYLILLDYSQHPWFWPAVRHQERLNGKGYPWKLTKEEMTLEDEIMQTADYFSAFLEERPYREAFTMEKAFEMVVKASEKGLLSKESVEILNETLKTKEDFSSLEYVTEFQKNINLFVQGLIH
- a CDS encoding CoA-binding protein — protein: MDLKKIKKIAIVGATINREKFGNIVLRDLLKKGFEVIPVTPKYDEVEGLKVIKTIENLPKDTDLLVFIVPPHIGLENTKLAIKSGFKRLWYQPGAFSEEIEKFLKDYEIEYIAGKCIMVETGGVSV